DNA from Sulfurimonas gotlandica GD1:
CACTAATTTTATGAACACCACGGATAGATTCCACAGTTATTTCAGCTAATTCAGTAATTGCTACAATTTTCTCAACATTAATTACATAAGGTTTCACATTACGAGAAAAGAATCCAATTTTAGGAAGTCTTTTTGAAAGTGGCTGTTGTCCACCCTCAAAGTTTCTTTTTCTCTTGTAACCTGAACGAGATTTCTGACCTTTTTGACCACGTGCTGCAGTCTTACCAGTTCCAGAACCTTGTCCACGACCAACTCTTTTACGGTTCTTTGTTGAACCTTCTGCTGGTGATAAATTTTCAATACCCATTCTCTATCCTTTTATACGAGTAAGTGCTTCAACTGTAGCACGAACAAGTGTTCCTGGATTGTTTGAGCCAATTGATTTAGTAAGTACATCTTTAATACCTGCAAGCTCAAGAACGTGACGAGCTGCTCCACCTGCGATAACACCTGTACCTTCAGATGCTGGCTTTAAAAGGATACGACTTGCATTGTATTTATGCTCAATATCATGTGCGATTGTTGTACCTTTGATACTAATTGTAGTAAGGTTTTTAAAAGCGTTATCAACACCTTTACGGATAGCGTCTGGAACTT
Protein-coding regions in this window:
- the rplO gene encoding 50S ribosomal protein L15 codes for the protein MGIENLSPAEGSTKNRKRVGRGQGSGTGKTAARGQKGQKSRSGYKRKRNFEGGQQPLSKRLPKIGFFSRNVKPYVINVEKIVAITELAEITVESIRGVHKISASVSKIKLVGASAKDLASKIKDDNVTTTGK
- the rpsE gene encoding 30S ribosomal protein S5; this encodes MEINREDFEESIVNIGRVTKVVKGGRRFRFTALIVVGNKNGTVGYGMGKAKEVPDAIRKGVDNAFKNLTTISIKGTTIAHDIEHKYNASRILLKPASEGTGVIAGGAARHVLELAGIKDVLTKSIGSNNPGTLVRATVEALTRIKG